A stretch of Ferribacterium limneticum DNA encodes these proteins:
- a CDS encoding Crp/Fnr family transcriptional regulator, translated as MHGNNPINIEALLTHIPLFNGLAPEEISRIARGTREMHAAKGEILFHKGDPCNGFHLLVYGQMKLAFTSSQGSEKVVEIIGQGQSFGEAVMFMEKPYIVFAQALSDSLLLHISKAAVFEELERDHNLCRKMLAGMAMRLHQLMNDVESYSLHSGKQRIIGYLLRELPEADHEGFNVAVTLPTNKGIIASRLNLTQEHFSRILHELTELGLIVVEGRKIHIPNATKLRQHEG; from the coding sequence ATGCATGGCAATAATCCAATCAACATAGAAGCACTACTGACCCACATTCCGCTGTTCAACGGACTGGCGCCGGAAGAGATTTCCCGCATCGCCCGGGGAACCCGCGAAATGCACGCCGCCAAGGGGGAAATCCTCTTTCACAAGGGCGACCCATGCAACGGATTTCATTTGCTGGTCTATGGGCAAATGAAGCTGGCCTTCACTTCCTCGCAGGGCAGCGAAAAAGTCGTCGAGATCATCGGTCAGGGACAAAGTTTCGGTGAAGCCGTGATGTTCATGGAGAAACCCTACATCGTCTTCGCCCAGGCGCTCAGCGACTCGCTGCTGCTGCACATCTCGAAGGCAGCCGTCTTCGAGGAACTGGAGCGCGACCACAACCTGTGCCGCAAGATGCTGGCCGGCATGGCCATGCGCCTGCATCAACTGATGAACGACGTCGAATCCTATTCGCTGCACTCCGGCAAGCAACGCATCATCGGCTATCTGCTGCGCGAACTCCCCGAGGCCGACCATGAAGGCTTCAACGTTGCCGTCACCCTGCCGACCAACAAGGGCATCATCGCCTCACGCCTGAACCTGACCCAGGAACATTTCTCGCGCATCCTGCATGAGCTGACCGAGCTCGGCCTGATCGTCGTCGAAGGCCGAAAGATTCATATTCCCAACGCTACCAAGCTGCGCCAGCACGAAGGCTGA
- a CDS encoding nitric oxide reductase activation protein NorD, producing MEEYVGKLWHNWVTKTSGGHYPEAAVKLADIEKTAGILFRAFGGDPGLKVAAATAEQHGARRSWLQRLAGSGEKVAHARRDAETLRLPPEIAVFPDKALNRDLYLWLAALAASDVAPGQAWFIRNQRASQAALARYPGLRSRYKRLVDAHIAGRLPASDLLPDEAAQEEALRQAMRDPGTVDGLPPLNSKKSRPPQPVLLWLIASEESTPSRVADPDEELPPEGTGNSATSKEAHKAEQVETPDNKNPMLAMFRAESLPTWAEYVRVNRAFDEDEDPNARDAAKDLDKLSLIRDGQTAKSRVKFDLDLPSAAEDDTPIGPGIALPEWDYRKELMQERHCLLQPMVASDAEPAALPAELAATAKKLRGQFAALAPQRRWLKAQPDGPELDVDSCVRNHADRASGHTPETGGYLAQARCERDLACLLLADLSMSTDAPISDSHRIIDVIRDSLLLFSEALTATGDRFGIYGFSSLRRQNIRFHLLKDFAGKYDAAARGRILAVKPGYYTRMGAAIRQSANILAEQPAGRRLLLIITDGKPNDLDIYDSRYGIEDTRMAVHEARRMGLTPFCVTIDHEAGAYLPYLFGPAGFCVIRKPEELPRRLPLLYVQLTRQ from the coding sequence ATGGAAGAATACGTTGGCAAACTCTGGCACAACTGGGTCACCAAGACCTCTGGCGGCCATTATCCGGAAGCAGCGGTCAAACTGGCCGACATCGAAAAGACGGCCGGCATCCTGTTCCGTGCCTTTGGTGGTGATCCCGGCCTGAAAGTGGCGGCGGCGACCGCCGAACAGCATGGCGCCCGGCGCAGCTGGCTGCAACGACTGGCCGGTAGCGGCGAGAAGGTGGCGCACGCCCGGCGCGATGCCGAAACCCTGCGCTTGCCGCCCGAAATCGCAGTCTTCCCCGACAAAGCGCTCAATCGCGACCTTTATCTGTGGCTGGCCGCACTGGCCGCCAGCGATGTTGCACCGGGACAAGCCTGGTTCATCCGCAACCAGCGGGCCAGTCAGGCCGCATTGGCGCGCTACCCGGGACTGCGTTCACGCTACAAGCGCTTGGTCGATGCCCACATCGCCGGGCGCCTTCCCGCGAGCGATCTGCTCCCGGATGAAGCGGCCCAGGAAGAGGCGCTGCGTCAGGCCATGCGTGACCCCGGCACGGTCGATGGCCTGCCCCCCCTCAACTCAAAAAAGTCTCGGCCACCGCAACCCGTTCTGCTCTGGCTGATCGCATCGGAAGAAAGCACGCCGAGCCGCGTCGCCGACCCCGACGAAGAACTCCCGCCCGAAGGCACCGGCAATAGTGCGACTTCCAAGGAAGCCCACAAGGCAGAACAGGTCGAAACGCCGGATAACAAGAATCCGATGCTGGCCATGTTCCGGGCCGAAAGCCTGCCGACCTGGGCCGAGTATGTGCGGGTCAACCGGGCTTTCGATGAAGACGAAGACCCCAATGCCCGCGACGCCGCGAAGGATCTCGACAAACTTTCGCTGATCCGCGATGGCCAGACGGCGAAATCACGCGTCAAGTTCGACCTTGACCTGCCCTCGGCCGCCGAAGACGACACGCCGATCGGCCCCGGCATTGCACTGCCGGAATGGGATTACCGCAAGGAGCTGATGCAGGAAAGGCATTGCCTGCTCCAGCCGATGGTCGCCAGCGATGCCGAACCCGCCGCGCTGCCAGCCGAGCTCGCCGCCACCGCCAAAAAACTGCGTGGCCAGTTCGCGGCGTTGGCACCACAACGGCGCTGGCTGAAGGCTCAACCCGACGGCCCTGAACTCGATGTCGACTCCTGCGTCCGCAACCATGCCGACCGCGCCTCGGGCCACACACCGGAAACTGGCGGCTACCTGGCCCAGGCCCGTTGTGAGCGCGATCTGGCCTGCCTGCTGCTGGCCGATCTGTCGATGTCCACCGATGCGCCGATTTCCGATTCGCACCGCATCATCGATGTCATCCGCGACTCGCTGCTGCTTTTTTCCGAGGCACTGACCGCCACCGGCGACCGTTTCGGCATCTATGGTTTTTCATCGCTGCGTCGCCAGAACATCCGTTTTCATCTGCTCAAGGACTTCGCCGGCAAGTACGACGCCGCCGCCCGTGGTCGCATCCTGGCCGTCAAGCCCGGCTACTACACCCGGATGGGTGCTGCCATTCGCCAGTCTGCCAATATCCTGGCCGAACAGCCGGCCGGCCGCCGCCTGCTGCTGATCATCACCGACGGCAAGCCGAACGATCTGGATATCTACGACTCCCGCTACGGCATCGAGGACACCCGAATGGCCGTGCATGAAGCCCGGCGCATGGGCCTGACGCCCTTCTGCGTGACCATCGACCACGAAGCCGGCGCCTACCTGCCCTATCTTTTCGGCCCGGCCGGATTCTGCGTGATCCGCAAACCGGAGGAATTACCGCGTCGCTTGCCTCTGCTTTACGTGCAACTAACTCGTCAGTAA
- a CDS encoding 4Fe-4S binding protein has protein sequence MKKQPLQRARLLAQMGFFALFTVTPIFDLLRYDLTERHAYFLTRPWHIGLDALLAGTGDPLSAAANLILYLFLPILGTLGLIIAVAWKWGRLYCGWLCPHFSVVETINRLMLRATGKHSVWDKKQTPPWEPDGTPMPRDRRYWLAVVPAAIGFAFAWAVVLLTYLMPPFQVYHGLLTFTLYRGEVIFLSAATTVLTLEFLFARHLFCRYGCAIGIFQSFAWIVNKKAMVVGFDRKRLTDCASCMQGCGTAGNTVLARQALRESSDPLVPSSGCSGANHLSAAGSSLAGTLAASGVASTGPRPVESAPPSGSACDAVCPMRLKPRNVKRWMFACTQCGQCISACATVNRDNPNGQLLRWVNGSAAQRNEAGFSALSNTDEDAGGKI, from the coding sequence ATGAAAAAACAACCCCTGCAACGCGCCCGCTTGCTGGCGCAGATGGGATTTTTCGCGCTATTCACGGTCACCCCGATTTTCGACCTGCTGCGCTACGACCTGACCGAGCGCCACGCCTATTTCCTGACCCGTCCCTGGCATATCGGCCTCGACGCATTGCTCGCCGGCACCGGCGACCCGCTGAGCGCTGCGGCCAACCTGATTCTTTACCTGTTTTTGCCCATTCTCGGCACGCTGGGCTTGATCATCGCTGTCGCCTGGAAATGGGGCCGCCTCTACTGCGGCTGGCTGTGCCCGCATTTTTCCGTGGTCGAAACCATCAACCGTCTGATGCTGCGTGCCACCGGCAAGCATTCAGTCTGGGACAAGAAACAGACACCGCCATGGGAACCCGACGGCACCCCGATGCCACGCGACCGGCGCTACTGGCTGGCCGTCGTTCCTGCCGCCATCGGCTTTGCCTTTGCCTGGGCGGTCGTGCTGCTGACCTACCTGATGCCGCCGTTTCAGGTCTATCACGGGCTGCTGACCTTCACGCTTTATCGCGGCGAGGTCATTTTCCTGAGCGCGGCAACCACGGTGCTGACCCTCGAATTCCTGTTCGCCCGCCACCTGTTCTGCCGCTACGGCTGCGCCATCGGCATCTTCCAGAGCTTTGCCTGGATCGTGAACAAGAAGGCGATGGTGGTCGGCTTCGACCGCAAGCGACTGACCGATTGCGCCAGCTGCATGCAAGGCTGCGGCACTGCCGGCAACACCGTTCTCGCCCGGCAAGCCCTGCGCGAAAGCAGCGACCCACTTGTCCCATCCTCCGGCTGTTCCGGCGCAAACCACCTTTCAGCAGCCGGCAGCTCGCTCGCCGGAACCCTCGCTGCCTCCGGGGTCGCATCCACGGGGCCACGCCCCGTGGAGTCTGCTCCGCCCTCCGGCAGCGCCTGCGATGCCGTCTGCCCGATGCGACTGAAGCCACGCAACGTCAAACGCTGGATGTTCGCCTGCACCCAGTGCGGCCAGTGCATCTCGGCCTGTGCGACGGTCAATCGCGACAACCCGAATGGCCAGTTGTTGCGCTGGGTCAACGGCAGCGCCGCACAACGCAACGAGGCTGGTTTTTCAGCCCTATCAAATACCGACGAAGATGCCGGTGGGAAAATCTGA